The Methylacidimicrobium sp. B4 genome contains a region encoding:
- a CDS encoding bifunctional oligoribonuclease/PAP phosphatase NrnA, producing MVESLRSLAALFRENHSFAVLSHIRPDGDAIGSSIGLALILKEMGKKVRVFNEEGPSDPYAYLCGSIPVERTPVEPPADSPKVIAVDCSTPERLGERFLRWGVPVDANIDHHPDNPGYAAINCVEASALATAELLARTALELDLPLRADAASALYVGILTDTNSFSFRPLRPETLELAAALIRAGADPETLSWRTFRNFSLNRFALLREILNRTRFAADNRIAFYRLTADLYAETGTTSLEVENFLSYLQLVETVQVAFMVEEISPQITRMSLRSIPAIDIRPVAARFGGGGHRCAAGARAPLPVEEVEQQLLEAIVPHLLPGS from the coding sequence ATGGTCGAATCACTGCGCAGCCTTGCGGCACTCTTCCGGGAGAATCACAGTTTCGCCGTCCTTTCGCACATCCGTCCCGACGGCGACGCGATCGGGAGCTCGATCGGCTTGGCTCTCATCTTGAAGGAAATGGGCAAGAAGGTGCGCGTCTTCAATGAGGAGGGGCCAAGCGATCCCTATGCCTACCTCTGCGGCTCGATTCCGGTCGAAAGGACTCCGGTCGAGCCTCCGGCCGACTCCCCGAAGGTGATCGCCGTCGATTGCTCGACTCCGGAGCGGCTCGGAGAGCGCTTCCTGCGCTGGGGCGTCCCGGTGGATGCGAATATCGACCACCATCCGGACAATCCGGGATACGCCGCGATCAACTGCGTCGAGGCCAGCGCGCTCGCCACCGCAGAGCTCCTTGCCCGGACCGCTCTGGAGCTCGACCTTCCGCTCCGCGCGGATGCGGCATCCGCGCTCTACGTCGGTATCCTGACCGACACCAACTCCTTCTCCTTTCGTCCCCTCCGGCCGGAAACCCTCGAGCTTGCGGCGGCCTTGATCCGCGCAGGTGCCGATCCCGAAACGCTTTCGTGGCGAACCTTCCGGAACTTTTCGCTCAACCGCTTCGCGCTGCTTCGCGAGATCCTCAACCGGACGCGTTTCGCCGCGGACAATCGGATCGCCTTTTATCGTCTCACGGCCGACCTCTATGCCGAAACGGGCACGACTTCGCTCGAGGTCGAGAACTTCCTGAGCTATCTTCAACTGGTAGAGACGGTGCAAGTGGCCTTTATGGTCGAAGAGATCAGCCCCCAGATCACTCGCATGAGCCTTCGATCGATTCCTGCGATCGACATCCGCCCCGTCGCTGCCCGCTTCGGAGGCGGAGGACACCGGTGTGCCGCGGGAGCACGCGCACCTCTGCCTGTGGAGGAAGTCGAGCAGCAGCTTCTCGAGGCGATCGTTCCTCACCTGCTCCCCGGCTCTTGA
- the trxA gene encoding thioredoxin, with the protein MVSGSEAGGFAQRVLERSRTVPVLVDFWAPWCGPCRVLGPVLERLAERARGRWELVKINTEEAPEIARQYEVYSIPDVRLFAGGKVIDGFVGALPESQIERWLEQAIPIARSARYQRARALFSEGGCRQAAELLAQERTAGVRDPEASLLYARAAVCSDPKAALEALGPEETAQDPAVAEAIRELGGALLSPAPPGANSDARLARYLEGLEAVRDGRLEQAMEAWLGILEEERNFRQGELARICRALFQILGWRHPLTERFSRRFSAAIHP; encoded by the coding sequence ATGGTGAGCGGGAGTGAAGCCGGCGGCTTTGCGCAGCGTGTCTTGGAAAGGAGCCGTACGGTTCCGGTGCTGGTCGATTTCTGGGCTCCCTGGTGCGGCCCTTGCCGCGTTCTCGGACCTGTGCTCGAGCGGCTCGCGGAGCGAGCCCGTGGCCGCTGGGAGCTCGTAAAGATCAACACCGAGGAAGCACCGGAGATCGCTCGTCAATACGAGGTCTACAGCATCCCCGATGTCCGCCTCTTTGCCGGAGGGAAGGTCATCGACGGGTTTGTGGGGGCTCTTCCGGAAAGTCAGATCGAACGTTGGCTCGAACAGGCGATTCCGATTGCCCGTTCGGCCCGCTACCAGAGGGCGCGCGCACTCTTTAGCGAAGGAGGCTGTCGGCAGGCGGCCGAGCTGCTTGCCCAGGAGCGGACGGCAGGAGTCCGGGACCCCGAGGCCTCCCTGCTCTATGCGCGCGCCGCAGTCTGTTCCGATCCGAAGGCTGCCTTGGAGGCCCTTGGCCCAGAGGAGACCGCGCAAGATCCCGCCGTCGCGGAAGCGATCCGGGAGCTCGGAGGAGCGCTCCTCTCCCCGGCTCCGCCAGGGGCGAATTCCGATGCGCGTCTCGCTCGTTATCTTGAAGGCCTGGAGGCCGTCCGCGACGGACGGCTGGAGCAAGCCATGGAGGCCTGGCTCGGCATCCTCGAAGAAGAGAGGAACTTCCGCCAGGGAGAACTCGCGCGGATCTGTCGGGCACTCTTCCAGATCCTGGGATGGCGTCATCCCCTGACCGAGCGGTTCAGCCGGCGCTTTTCCGCGGCGATTCACCCATAG
- the plsY gene encoding glycerol-3-phosphate 1-O-acyltransferase PlsY, protein MSPFSWSHPGWMAVLLLASFLLGSMPFGYWLGRLRGLDLRTQGSGNIGATNAWRVLGARWGVAIFLLDFLKGALPTGAGLHGFPTTSVPVADLLGSAAGLAAILGHNFTPWLQGRGGKGIATTAGVLLVLVPWTFLFLAAIWGGLFLLCRIVSLASLGAALAFPIATCLLYPGRWVLLTFSLLASLLAILRHRSNIRRLIQGTESGFGRKDREDLSGMGGSGA, encoded by the coding sequence ATGAGTCCGTTCTCCTGGAGCCATCCGGGATGGATGGCCGTACTCCTCCTGGCAAGCTTCCTGCTTGGATCGATGCCCTTTGGCTACTGGCTCGGTCGCCTGCGCGGCCTCGACCTTCGCACCCAGGGGAGCGGCAACATCGGAGCGACCAACGCCTGGCGCGTCCTGGGAGCGCGATGGGGAGTCGCGATCTTTTTGCTCGATTTTCTCAAGGGGGCGTTGCCGACCGGCGCCGGGCTCCATGGGTTTCCGACCACGTCGGTTCCGGTCGCCGACCTGCTCGGGTCCGCGGCCGGGTTAGCCGCCATCCTGGGTCATAATTTCACCCCCTGGCTCCAGGGTCGAGGCGGGAAAGGCATCGCCACCACGGCCGGCGTGCTGCTGGTACTGGTCCCCTGGACCTTTCTTTTCCTCGCGGCGATTTGGGGCGGCCTCTTTCTCCTCTGCCGAATCGTCTCCCTGGCATCTCTTGGCGCAGCCCTGGCCTTTCCGATCGCCACTTGCCTCCTTTATCCCGGGCGCTGGGTGCTGCTCACCTTTTCCCTCCTTGCTTCCCTGCTGGCCATCCTCCGACATCGGAGCAACATTCGGCGCCTGATCCAGGGAACGGAATCCGGTTTTGGCCGGAAGGACCGGGAAGACCTCTCCGGCATGGGAGGGAGCGGAGCTTGA
- a CDS encoding pyrroline-5-carboxylate reductase, whose product MRTKVGFLGAGRIARVLAGGLVRGEDSWELFASSRTRAGGEAFRKALPQARLYPEERNRDLVGESEIVFLCVRPQEAIGVLRQIRPMTAGKRIVSVAAGVSLASILSEVEPSARVVRAMPNLPSLIGQGVIPYCLGSGREAGDREWAKRLLERFGEAVELEESLFPLATALIGCGPAYVCAFLAPLLRFAAESGLRAAEARRMVLATVSGALALLRQTDLDPAEVVQESRTPGGITNAAVSVLEEEGWQETLRRALDAAWSRAKALEEA is encoded by the coding sequence ATGAGGACGAAGGTAGGCTTTTTAGGTGCCGGACGGATCGCCCGCGTTTTGGCGGGCGGGCTGGTGCGCGGCGAGGACTCTTGGGAGCTATTCGCCTCTTCCCGGACTCGGGCGGGCGGGGAGGCCTTCCGGAAGGCGCTCCCGCAGGCACGGCTCTATCCGGAGGAGCGGAATCGCGACTTGGTTGGGGAGAGTGAGATCGTCTTTCTCTGCGTCAGGCCGCAAGAGGCCATCGGCGTTCTGCGCCAGATTCGGCCGATGACGGCCGGCAAGCGGATCGTCTCCGTAGCGGCCGGCGTTTCCCTGGCTTCGATCCTTTCGGAGGTGGAGCCCTCGGCTCGGGTCGTCCGTGCAATGCCGAATCTCCCCTCGCTCATTGGCCAAGGAGTGATCCCCTATTGCCTCGGTTCCGGCCGGGAGGCGGGCGATCGCGAGTGGGCCAAAAGGCTATTGGAGCGGTTTGGCGAGGCCGTCGAGCTCGAGGAGAGTCTCTTCCCCCTGGCCACGGCACTCATCGGCTGCGGGCCGGCCTATGTGTGCGCCTTTCTCGCCCCCCTGCTTCGGTTTGCCGCGGAGTCGGGCCTGCGGGCCGCAGAAGCCCGGCGGATGGTGTTGGCAACCGTTTCGGGGGCGCTTGCCCTGCTGCGGCAGACCGACCTCGATCCGGCGGAGGTGGTCCAGGAGAGTCGGACCCCGGGCGGGATCACCAACGCGGCCGTATCCGTCTTGGAGGAGGAGGGCTGGCAGGAGACGCTGCGGCGAGCTCTGGACGCAGCGTGGAGTCGAGCAAAGGCCTTGGAGGAGGCGTAG
- a CDS encoding DUF2892 domain-containing protein yields the protein MSIERKVRALAGTIILVSLLLSLWSSWWLLLTAFVGLNLLQSAFTAFCPAENVFRRLERRHGSTARTAK from the coding sequence ATGTCCATCGAACGAAAAGTGCGCGCGCTGGCGGGAACGATCATCCTGGTCAGCCTTCTCCTGTCGCTCTGGAGCTCCTGGTGGCTGCTTTTGACGGCCTTTGTGGGCCTCAATCTGCTCCAGTCGGCCTTTACTGCTTTCTGCCCGGCGGAAAACGTCTTCCGGAGGCTCGAGCGGCGCCACGGATCGACGGCGAGGACGGCCAAGTAG
- a CDS encoding O-methyltransferase: protein MALQKYIRLDDRLCSYVREHRSGSVDPVWSDLRAETMRLGPVAEMMIPEEEAALLFFLVGALCVRRAIEIGTFTGASSLAIARGLAEGGRLLCLDRSEEWTRIARVFWERAGVGERIELRLGPALESLEAIEGEPNFDFAFVDADKTGYDAYYEALLPRMRRGGVLLFDNMLREGRVLESDQPDDPDTQAIRNLNDKLREDSRIEGLLLPVADGIYLCRKR, encoded by the coding sequence ATGGCCCTGCAGAAGTATATTCGACTCGACGATCGACTCTGCTCCTATGTGCGCGAGCATCGGAGCGGGTCGGTGGATCCCGTCTGGAGCGATCTCCGGGCGGAGACGATGCGGCTTGGGCCGGTCGCGGAGATGATGATTCCCGAGGAAGAGGCGGCGCTGCTTTTCTTTCTGGTCGGCGCGCTATGCGTGCGGCGGGCGATCGAGATCGGGACCTTCACGGGTGCGAGCAGCCTGGCGATCGCCCGTGGCTTGGCCGAAGGGGGCAGGCTTCTCTGCCTGGACCGAAGCGAGGAGTGGACTCGGATTGCCCGGGTCTTCTGGGAAAGAGCGGGGGTTGGCGAACGGATCGAGCTCCGGCTCGGTCCAGCGCTGGAGAGCCTCGAAGCGATCGAAGGAGAGCCAAACTTCGATTTTGCCTTCGTCGATGCGGACAAGACCGGGTACGACGCCTACTACGAGGCCCTTCTTCCCCGGATGCGGCGGGGAGGAGTCCTCCTTTTCGATAACATGCTTCGTGAGGGGCGGGTTCTCGAGAGCGACCAGCCGGACGACCCGGATACCCAGGCGATCCGCAATCTGAACGACAAGCTGCGGGAGGATTCACGCATCGAAGGGCTGCTTCTCCCGGTGGCTGACGGGATCTACCTCTGCCGGAAGCGATGA
- the aroC gene encoding chorismate synthase — translation MPNTFGHLFRITTWGESHGGGIGVVIDGCPPRLPLAVEEIQRELDRRRPGQSRLTTQRKESDRVEILSGTLDGLTLGTPILLWVRNEDARSEAYEEMREIFRPSHADYTYQAKYGIRSWMGGGRASARETVGRVAGGAVAGQFLRRAFPSLKVVAYVSEICGFSAPEAAVIVDETLVEANPLRWPDPETLSQAIALVEDARKGGDSVGGVVTCRVQGMPAGLGEPVFDKLDADLAKAMLSIPAAKGFELGSGFAGTRLRGSQHNDPFYSEEGRIRTRTNRSGGVQGGISNGEEIFFRVALKPVATIALPQGTVTEKGEPTILRARGRHDPCVLPRAVPIVEAMTRLVLADHALRQKAIAWEFRP, via the coding sequence ATGCCCAACACATTCGGCCATCTCTTTCGGATCACCACCTGGGGCGAGTCACATGGCGGCGGGATCGGCGTGGTGATCGATGGATGTCCACCCCGCCTGCCTCTTGCGGTGGAAGAGATCCAGCGGGAGCTCGACCGGCGCAGGCCCGGTCAAAGCCGGCTCACCACGCAGCGAAAGGAAAGCGATCGGGTGGAGATCCTCTCCGGCACCTTGGACGGCCTCACCCTGGGTACGCCGATCCTTCTCTGGGTGCGAAACGAAGATGCGCGGTCCGAAGCCTACGAGGAGATGCGGGAAATCTTCCGACCGAGTCACGCCGATTACACCTATCAGGCGAAATATGGGATCCGAAGTTGGATGGGAGGCGGACGGGCTTCCGCCCGCGAAACCGTCGGAAGGGTCGCAGGAGGTGCGGTGGCCGGGCAGTTCCTTCGCCGGGCCTTTCCCTCCCTCAAGGTTGTGGCCTACGTTTCGGAAATTTGCGGCTTTTCGGCTCCGGAGGCGGCCGTCATCGTCGACGAAACGCTCGTCGAGGCCAACCCCCTGCGCTGGCCGGATCCGGAGACCCTTTCCCAAGCCATTGCGCTGGTCGAGGATGCCCGCAAGGGGGGAGACTCCGTGGGAGGAGTCGTCACCTGCCGCGTGCAAGGCATGCCGGCTGGACTCGGGGAGCCCGTGTTCGACAAGCTCGACGCCGACCTGGCAAAGGCCATGCTCTCGATCCCGGCAGCGAAAGGATTCGAGCTGGGTTCTGGCTTTGCGGGCACGCGGCTACGCGGCTCTCAGCATAACGATCCCTTCTATTCCGAAGAGGGCCGAATCCGTACGCGGACCAACCGGAGCGGAGGCGTCCAAGGGGGAATCAGCAACGGCGAGGAGATCTTCTTCCGCGTTGCCCTGAAGCCGGTGGCCACGATCGCCCTGCCCCAGGGAACGGTGACCGAGAAGGGCGAACCCACGATCCTTCGGGCACGGGGGCGCCATGATCCCTGTGTGCTTCCGCGCGCCGTCCCCATCGTCGAAGCGATGACCCGTCTGGTCCTGGCCGATCATGCCCTCCGGCAGAAAGCGATCGCCTGGGAATTCCGGCCATGA
- a CDS encoding DUF2165 domain-containing protein: MSFSLLVLRASKTILPLLVGAYFLLAGIDNIVDPSANWTYLVHVLSMDTLPADSSLGWRALRSPTAARLLFSGLIAWELATSLLCFIGSARLFQAWFGSQQQFAQAKGWAVAGLTCGLVEWLFFFLILAGEWFQIWRGTLSAALGVASRMFAVTALSLIYLTQEESGAEPMGESPRKSAG, from the coding sequence GTGTCGTTCTCTCTTCTGGTTCTCCGTGCTTCCAAGACGATCCTGCCGCTTTTGGTCGGAGCCTACTTCCTCCTGGCCGGGATCGACAACATCGTCGATCCCTCCGCGAACTGGACCTATCTCGTCCACGTCCTATCCATGGACACGCTGCCCGCCGACTCATCCTTGGGCTGGCGCGCCTTGCGATCGCCCACCGCCGCGCGGCTCCTCTTCAGCGGGTTGATCGCTTGGGAGCTGGCCACCTCTCTCCTCTGCTTCATCGGGAGCGCCCGGCTGTTCCAGGCTTGGTTCGGCAGCCAGCAGCAGTTCGCGCAAGCAAAGGGCTGGGCGGTGGCGGGCCTCACCTGTGGCTTGGTGGAGTGGCTCTTCTTCTTTCTGATCCTGGCGGGCGAATGGTTCCAGATCTGGCGGGGAACGCTCTCCGCGGCACTCGGCGTCGCCTCCCGGATGTTCGCCGTCACGGCACTCTCCTTGATCTACTTGACCCAAGAAGAGAGCGGTGCGGAGCCTATGGGTGAATCGCCGCGGAAAAGCGCCGGCTGA
- the truB gene encoding tRNA pseudouridine(55) synthase TruB: MDIDGVLLLDKPKGCTSHDMVEFLRRRFGLRKVGHCGTLDPLATGLLVLVLGKATRIQDLLMAEDKRYRGVMHLGQITDTQDADGQIVEERPVPPLTREELEAVFVKFSGEFLQVPPMVSAIKHHGKPLYKLAREGKVVERPPRLVQVYSHQILEWKPPFLGFEIRCRKGFYVRTYCHDIGLTLGCGAHLAELHRLQSGNFSVEGALSFPALQEMHRAEELLPHVLPLPEVSRIRRQ, translated from the coding sequence ATGGACATCGACGGCGTTCTTCTTTTGGACAAGCCCAAGGGATGCACATCCCACGACATGGTTGAGTTCCTGCGCCGCCGCTTCGGGCTACGGAAGGTCGGCCACTGCGGCACTCTCGACCCTCTGGCGACCGGGTTGCTGGTCCTGGTTCTCGGCAAGGCGACGCGCATTCAAGATCTTCTGATGGCCGAAGACAAGCGGTATCGCGGAGTCATGCATCTGGGCCAGATCACCGACACGCAAGACGCTGACGGCCAGATCGTCGAGGAGCGGCCCGTTCCCCCGCTCACCCGGGAAGAACTGGAGGCGGTCTTCGTCAAATTCTCCGGGGAGTTCCTCCAGGTTCCGCCGATGGTATCCGCAATCAAGCACCATGGGAAGCCGCTCTACAAGCTTGCGCGGGAAGGGAAGGTGGTCGAGCGTCCGCCCCGCCTGGTCCAGGTCTACTCTCACCAGATCCTCGAATGGAAGCCGCCGTTTCTCGGCTTCGAGATCCGCTGTCGCAAGGGCTTTTATGTGAGGACCTATTGCCACGATATCGGGCTGACCCTTGGATGTGGAGCCCACCTCGCGGAGCTGCACCGGCTCCAATCCGGAAACTTTTCCGTAGAGGGAGCGCTCTCCTTCCCCGCACTGCAGGAAATGCATCGGGCGGAGGAGCTCCTGCCTCACGTCCTGCCTCTGCCCGAAGTTTCTCGTATTCGGCGACAGTAA
- a CDS encoding NAD(P)H-dependent glycerol-3-phosphate dehydrogenase: MKVCLLGEGRWGRAAGAILAENGHEPFFAHHTLATWPQAFDLLCLAIPVQHVRQTLLRVAAPPVPVVSLGKGLEIGTGFRVTEIVRDVWGSRPLAALSGPNFAAEILRGLPAATVVASESEELATRVQQLFHNRRFRVYRSSDLVGVEIGGALKNIYGIAGGLCTGLALGENASASLLTRCLAEMTRLGLRLGGRPETFAGLSGLGDLILTARSPQSRNFRLGLSLAQGASLKEALAMAGSVVEGVPTAASVHENPLFGDVKKPVADEIYQILFEGKEIRHSLLDLLEREAAPEGR; this comes from the coding sequence GTGAAAGTCTGTCTCCTGGGCGAAGGGCGCTGGGGCAGGGCGGCCGGGGCGATCCTCGCCGAAAACGGCCATGAGCCCTTTTTTGCTCATCATACGCTGGCCACCTGGCCGCAAGCCTTCGACCTCCTCTGCCTCGCTATCCCGGTGCAGCACGTCCGCCAAACCTTGCTCCGAGTTGCGGCGCCGCCCGTGCCCGTCGTCAGCCTGGGGAAAGGATTGGAGATCGGGACAGGCTTCCGCGTGACCGAGATCGTCCGCGATGTTTGGGGCAGCCGACCTCTTGCTGCGCTTTCCGGACCGAACTTCGCTGCGGAGATTCTCCGGGGGCTCCCCGCGGCGACGGTGGTGGCATCCGAAAGCGAGGAGCTCGCCACGCGGGTACAGCAACTCTTCCACAACCGGCGATTCCGAGTCTACCGCTCTTCGGACCTCGTCGGAGTCGAGATCGGAGGAGCTCTGAAAAACATCTACGGCATCGCCGGAGGGCTCTGCACCGGCCTGGCACTCGGAGAGAACGCCTCGGCCAGCCTCCTGACCCGATGCCTGGCCGAAATGACACGCTTGGGGCTTCGCCTGGGTGGCCGTCCCGAAACCTTCGCAGGCTTGAGTGGCCTCGGGGATCTCATCCTGACCGCACGGAGCCCACAAAGTCGCAATTTCCGGCTCGGGCTGTCCCTCGCCCAAGGCGCGTCCTTGAAGGAAGCGCTGGCCATGGCAGGAAGCGTCGTGGAGGGAGTACCGACCGCCGCCTCGGTCCACGAAAATCCGCTCTTCGGCGACGTCAAAAAACCGGTTGCCGACGAGATCTACCAAATCCTCTTCGAGGGAAAGGAGATCCGCCACTCCCTGCTCGACTTGCTGGAGCGGGAGGCGGCACCGGAGGGGCGATAG
- a CDS encoding 4-hydroxy-3-methylbut-2-enyl diphosphate reductase: MSKTAPLPGKVNLRTPEVMSLVQAEVEKHYRSPLVEYLQGTGGCLSAAGLTVRLAKAFGFCYGVERAIDLAYATTKVFQDRRIFLLGEIIHNPEVNDQLTALGIQRLQEHGGESDLDDLDGSDVVIVPAFGAQVKTMARIAQIGCQIVDTTCGDVMTVWKRVRQYRREGVTSIIHGKAWHEETKATASRAVGEDGSGHYLVVYDLAETDLVCEYIRRGGNKEEFLRKFQGAISPDFDPDVHLQYVGVANQTTMMRGETEEVQRRIRQAIIDRYGSEKLFEHFRYFDTICGATQERQDALREMLDHRKLDLLIVVGGYNSSNTSHLAEMGESRLPTYFLKNAEKIISTSQILHWDLHKGCEVLTEPWLPDGEVEIGITAGASCPNNLIEETIQRLYELREVDVAAILPVHGG; this comes from the coding sequence ATGAGCAAGACCGCCCCCCTGCCGGGAAAAGTGAATCTGCGAACCCCGGAAGTCATGAGCCTCGTTCAAGCGGAGGTGGAGAAGCACTATCGGAGTCCTCTGGTCGAGTATCTCCAGGGAACGGGAGGATGCCTGTCTGCTGCGGGCCTCACGGTACGGCTGGCCAAGGCATTTGGTTTTTGCTACGGGGTCGAGCGGGCGATCGATTTGGCCTATGCCACCACCAAGGTGTTCCAGGACCGGCGCATCTTTCTCCTGGGCGAAATCATCCATAACCCCGAGGTGAACGACCAGTTGACCGCCCTGGGAATCCAACGACTGCAGGAGCACGGTGGAGAATCGGATCTTGACGATCTCGATGGTTCAGACGTGGTGATCGTGCCGGCGTTTGGGGCCCAGGTGAAAACGATGGCGCGCATCGCCCAGATCGGCTGTCAGATCGTCGATACCACCTGCGGAGACGTGATGACGGTCTGGAAGCGGGTTCGGCAGTATCGGCGGGAGGGAGTGACCTCGATCATTCACGGAAAGGCCTGGCATGAGGAAACCAAGGCCACCGCTTCCCGTGCTGTCGGGGAGGATGGCAGCGGCCACTATCTGGTCGTGTACGACCTGGCCGAGACCGATCTGGTCTGCGAGTATATCCGCAGAGGCGGAAACAAGGAGGAGTTCCTGCGGAAGTTTCAAGGAGCCATCTCTCCCGACTTTGATCCGGATGTCCACTTGCAGTATGTCGGAGTTGCCAATCAGACGACGATGATGCGGGGGGAGACTGAGGAGGTGCAGCGGCGAATCCGTCAGGCGATCATCGACCGGTATGGATCGGAGAAGCTCTTCGAGCACTTCCGCTACTTCGATACCATTTGCGGCGCGACTCAGGAGCGGCAAGACGCCCTGCGCGAGATGCTCGACCACCGAAAGCTCGATCTCCTGATCGTGGTCGGAGGCTACAACAGCAGCAATACCAGTCACTTGGCGGAGATGGGGGAGAGCCGGCTCCCGACCTATTTCCTCAAGAATGCGGAAAAGATCATTTCCACGTCCCAAATTCTTCATTGGGATTTGCACAAGGGATGCGAGGTGCTCACCGAGCCCTGGCTTCCCGACGGAGAGGTCGAGATCGGGATCACGGCCGGCGCTTCTTGTCCCAACAACCTGATCGAAGAAACGATCCAGCGCCTTTATGAATTGCGCGAAGTCGACGTGGCGGCGATTCTTCCGGTTCACGGCGGCTGA
- a CDS encoding shikimate kinase, producing MLVGMMGCGKTVLGRWLGRRSGLPIYDLDRMVSRREHRSISALFEKKGEAYFRRREAEALRQALALPPGIVSTGGGTFVFEENRRLLLERGFVVYLEAPLDLLEARLRESRGRPLLDSMVDRRQALQELLEKRAPFYRMAHLTVRVAGQGEEELGESVWRAYCEQIEGAE from the coding sequence GTGTTGGTCGGCATGATGGGCTGTGGGAAAACCGTTCTCGGTCGCTGGCTGGGCCGGCGGTCCGGTCTGCCCATCTACGACTTGGACCGGATGGTGTCGCGGCGGGAGCATCGCTCGATCTCCGCTCTCTTCGAAAAGAAAGGGGAGGCCTATTTCCGCCGGAGGGAGGCGGAGGCGCTGCGCCAGGCGCTTGCCCTGCCGCCGGGAATTGTTTCGACCGGCGGAGGCACTTTTGTTTTCGAGGAAAACCGCCGCCTGCTCCTGGAGCGGGGCTTCGTCGTCTATCTCGAGGCTCCCCTCGATCTCCTGGAGGCGCGGCTTCGCGAGAGCCGAGGAAGACCGCTTCTGGATTCCATGGTGGATCGTCGGCAGGCTCTTCAGGAGCTTTTGGAGAAGCGGGCGCCCTTCTATCGAATGGCCCATCTGACCGTTCGAGTGGCCGGGCAGGGCGAGGAAGAGCTGGGGGAGTCGGTCTGGCGGGCCTATTGCGAGCAAATCGAGGGAGCAGAATGA
- the ribF gene encoding riboflavin biosynthesis protein RibF, producing the protein MDELSREALTVSLFEADPRPEIRHISIGFFDGVHRGHQEVLRQLLVLPPDPSACGVLTFEPHPLAVIRPEEAPPRLTTPAQKVRLLAAAGPGLVLVVRFDGKLRELSSKLFFERIVRIFPNLRTVVVGQDFRFGRGAEGDAERLRELGSRLGFAARIVPPLLDGGSRVASSRIRQAIRERRFGDAERWLGRSYAVLGRVAPGAGMGRQIGSPTANLTGISQLLPPEGVYACQARVSDVFPAVANYGRRPTFGRDSLPRLEVHLLDFAGDLSGAEIEVSHWHFLREERRFAGVDELRAQIAHDVAQARNHFAQPD; encoded by the coding sequence ATGGATGAGTTAAGTCGAGAAGCTCTGACCGTATCGCTTTTCGAAGCCGACCCTCGGCCCGAGATCCGCCATATTTCGATCGGGTTCTTCGACGGCGTCCATCGCGGTCACCAGGAAGTCCTCCGCCAGCTGCTCGTGCTCCCTCCCGACCCGAGCGCCTGCGGGGTGCTCACCTTCGAGCCCCATCCCCTGGCGGTCATCCGCCCCGAAGAAGCTCCTCCCCGACTGACGACTCCCGCGCAAAAAGTCCGGCTGTTGGCCGCCGCCGGTCCGGGGCTCGTGCTCGTGGTTCGCTTCGACGGAAAGCTGCGCGAGCTCTCTTCAAAGCTTTTTTTCGAACGAATCGTCCGGATCTTTCCCAACCTGCGGACCGTAGTCGTCGGGCAGGATTTTCGCTTCGGACGCGGTGCGGAAGGAGACGCCGAGCGCTTGCGGGAGCTCGGCTCGAGACTGGGCTTCGCGGCGAGAATCGTTCCCCCTCTGCTCGACGGCGGCAGCCGTGTCGCGAGTAGCCGGATTCGCCAGGCGATCCGGGAGAGGCGATTCGGGGATGCCGAGCGCTGGCTGGGACGCAGTTACGCCGTCCTCGGTCGGGTGGCTCCCGGCGCGGGCATGGGCCGCCAGATCGGGAGCCCCACGGCCAATCTTACGGGCATCTCCCAGCTTCTCCCTCCCGAGGGAGTCTATGCGTGCCAGGCCCGAGTGTCGGATGTCTTTCCCGCAGTGGCCAATTACGGACGACGCCCCACATTCGGAAGGGATTCCCTTCCTCGGCTCGAAGTCCACCTGCTCGACTTCGCCGGAGATCTCTCCGGTGCCGAGATCGAGGTCTCTCATTGGCACTTTTTGCGGGAGGAGAGGCGCTTTGCCGGGGTCGACGAGCTTCGCGCACAGATCGCGCACGACGTCGCGCAGGCCCGCAACCATTTTGCGCAGCCCGACTAA